In Halorubrum sp. BV1, the following proteins share a genomic window:
- a CDS encoding 3-ketoacyl-CoA thiolase, translating into MERVAIIGASMTRFGQRDAWVRELLAEAGEAALADAGVDGDDLDHLYVSNMASGEFEGQTGVSNALAHDLAATPAYTARIDQTSASGGAGVYGAWQSVASGASDLTLLVGGEKMTHRSTSEATDVIASLTHPVEYKHGVTLPSFAGMTARLYLDEYDAPRESLGKVAVKNHANGVDNPHAQFRKEVDLDTVLDSPIVADPLRLYDFCPITDGSAALVLCPESVAEEYVPADEYAVISGIGGATDTHVVHERVDPTTMGGVVDSSETAYEMAGVGPDDIDVAELHDMFTILEFLQSEDLGFFEKGEGWKAVEEGVTDRDGDLPINTSGGLKSKGHPLGASGVAQVYEIVEQVTGDAGARQVEADTGLACNVGGFGNCVTTAILEGNQ; encoded by the coding sequence ATGGAACGCGTAGCGATCATCGGCGCGTCGATGACCCGGTTCGGGCAGCGTGACGCGTGGGTGCGAGAACTGTTGGCAGAGGCGGGCGAGGCCGCGCTCGCCGACGCCGGCGTCGACGGCGACGACCTCGACCACCTGTACGTCTCGAACATGGCGAGCGGCGAGTTCGAGGGACAGACGGGCGTCTCGAACGCGCTGGCTCACGACTTAGCCGCGACGCCGGCGTACACCGCCCGCATCGACCAGACGTCCGCCTCCGGCGGAGCCGGTGTGTACGGGGCGTGGCAGTCGGTCGCGTCCGGCGCGAGCGACCTCACGCTGTTGGTCGGCGGCGAGAAGATGACTCACCGCTCCACCTCGGAAGCGACCGACGTGATCGCGTCGCTCACGCATCCGGTCGAGTACAAACACGGCGTCACGCTCCCCTCCTTCGCGGGGATGACGGCGCGGCTCTATCTCGACGAGTACGATGCGCCCCGCGAGAGCCTCGGTAAGGTCGCCGTGAAGAACCACGCGAACGGCGTGGACAACCCGCACGCCCAGTTCCGCAAGGAGGTCGACCTCGACACGGTGCTCGACTCGCCGATCGTCGCCGACCCCCTGCGGCTGTACGACTTCTGTCCGATCACGGACGGCTCCGCGGCGCTCGTGCTCTGCCCCGAGTCCGTCGCCGAGGAGTACGTCCCCGCGGACGAGTACGCGGTGATATCCGGGATCGGCGGCGCGACCGACACGCACGTCGTCCACGAGCGCGTCGACCCGACGACGATGGGCGGCGTCGTCGACTCCTCCGAGACCGCCTACGAGATGGCGGGTGTCGGCCCGGACGACATCGACGTGGCGGAGCTACACGACATGTTCACCATCTTGGAGTTCCTCCAGTCGGAGGATCTCGGGTTCTTCGAGAAGGGCGAGGGATGGAAGGCCGTCGAGGAGGGGGTCACCGACCGCGACGGCGACCTCCCGATCAACACCTCAGGCGGGCTCAAATCGAAGGGGCACCCGCTCGGAGCCAGCGGCGTGGCACAGGTGTACGAGATAGTCGAGCAGGTCACCGGCGACGCCGGCGCGCGGCAGGTCGAGGCTGACACGGGCCTCGCCTGCAACGTTGGCGGCTTCGGCAACTGCGTGACCACCGCAATCTTGGAGGGCAACCAATGA
- a CDS encoding Zn-ribbon domain-containing OB-fold protein — translation MSDHDETRTDGGEETGAEPTFEAAEYADGTVTYPPHTVSPNGADRTGSVDLRDYEGRIVTWTTSTATPPGVREPNTLAIVEFEMGDDYDGPPVRALGQVVERDGAGDVAADGDGGQVDVEIGDRVEPVYADEIREPGAGIREPDSQEWDGFRFRPVE, via the coding sequence ATGAGCGACCACGACGAGACGCGGACGGACGGCGGCGAGGAGACAGGCGCGGAACCGACGTTCGAAGCCGCCGAGTACGCGGACGGGACGGTCACGTACCCGCCCCACACCGTGAGCCCGAACGGTGCGGACCGAACGGGATCGGTCGACCTTCGGGACTACGAGGGACGGATCGTCACATGGACGACCTCAACGGCGACGCCGCCGGGCGTCCGCGAGCCCAACACGCTCGCTATCGTCGAGTTCGAGATGGGCGACGACTACGACGGACCGCCGGTCCGCGCGCTCGGACAGGTCGTCGAGCGCGACGGCGCGGGTGACGTCGCCGCGGACGGCGACGGCGGGCAGGTCGACGTCGAGATCGGCGACCGCGTCGAACCGGTGTACGCAGACGAGATCCGCGAGCCGGGAGCCGGCATCCGCGAACCCGACAGTCAGGAGTGGGACGGGTTCCGGTTCCGGCCGGTCGAGTAG